The DNA segment AATGTTCCTTCACCCCGAATTTTTCCTCCTGATCCCCGCACTGGCCCTCGTCGGTTGGTTCTGGCGGAGTCTGCGGCTGCATTCGCCTCTGCGCATGGTCATCCTGCTGCTGGCGGTGGTGGCGCTTGCGGAGCCGGTCCTGCACCGCCAGCAGAACTCGCTGGACCTCCATGTGCTGCTGGATCGTTCGGACTCGACCGAGGATCTCATCGACAAGGGCCTGCCGGAGTGGCAGCGGCTGCTGGAAAAGGCAAAGCCCACCCGCAGGGACAATCTCTACTTCCACAACTACGCCGCGGAGATCGCGGAAATGGGGGCGGACGGTTCCTCCTTCACCGGCTCCCGCAAGCTCACGCGCACCGGCCTCGCCCTTTCCACCATCGCCGCGGAGTCGGATGAGAAGCGTCCTTCCCGCGTATTGATCTTCACCGACGGTTACTCCACCGAGCCGGTCCAGGAAGCCGCCGCCCAACTGGAGGCCAGGGGCATCCCCATCGACTACCGCATCGTCCGGGAAGAGGATGCGAACGACGTGCGTCTGGCACGGCTGCATTTCCCGGAGCGCGTGCAGATCGGCGAGCCATTTGTCATCACCATCACCGCACGCGGCCCCAACGGCCTGGAGGTGCCGCTCATCCTGCGCCGCAACGGAGCAACCCTCACCGAGACGAAGGTGACCCTCACCGAAGGGAATGCCACGGTGGAATTCACCGACCGCATCCCCCGCTCCGGTGCCTACGAATACGAGGCGGAGGTGCGCGCGGAAGGCGACGCCCACATGGGCAACAACAAGGCCAGCCGCTGGATCGAAGTTACCGGCGGACCGCGCCTGGTCCTCGTTTCCCGCTACGAGAATGACCCGCTGGCGAAGGTACTTTCCTCCCTCGACTTCAACGTCCAGATCATCAGCGATTCCACCCAGCTCAAGGCGGGACTGCTCACCGGTGCGAAGGCGGTGGTTCTCAACAACGTGCCCGCCCATGAGATCCCGAACGATTTCATGAAAGCGCTCGACTTCTTCGTACGCGAGCAAGGGGGGGGATTCCTCATGGCCGGCGGCGAGCGCTCCTTCGGTGCCGGCGGCTATTTCGAATCGGCCATCGATCCGCTGCTCCCCATCTCGATGGAGCTGAAGAACGAGCACCGCAAGCTCTCCGTCGCGCTCGCGATCGTCATGGACCGCTCCGGTTCCATGGCGGTCAACGTCGATGCGAAGAACACGAAGATGGACCTCGCCAACAGCGGCGCCGCGAATGCGATCGATCTGCTCGGACCCATGGATCAGGTGGCGGTCTTCGCCGTGGACAGCGAGCCGACGAAGACCATCCCGCTCACCACTGTTGGAAACCGGAAGCAGGAACTTGGGGCGCGGGCGCGGAAGATCGAGTCCGGCGGTGGCGGCATCTACGTCTATACCGCACTGAAGGCCGCATGGGAGGAACTCCAGAAGTCCCAAGCCGGGACCCGCCACGTCATCCTCTTCACCGACGCCGCGGACTCCGAGGAACCGGGCGACTACAAGAAGCTCATCAAGGACATGACGGACGGCGGCTGCACCATCTCCGTCATCGGCCTGGGCACCAAGGCGGACCCCGACGCGGCCTTCATCGAGGATGTCGCGAAGCTGGGCAACGGCCGGATCTTCTTCTCCGACCGTCCGATGGACATCCCGAAGATCTTCGCCCAGGAAACCGTGACCATCGCCCGCTCCGCCTTCCTCAAGGATCCGGTCGGCACGAAGGCGACCGGCCGCTGGTCGGAGATCTCGCCGAAGGCGCTCAACTGGCTGCCGGAGGTGGACGGCTACAACCTTTCCTACGCCAGGCCGGACGCGACCGTTTCCCTGATCGCGGCGGATGAATACCTCGGCCCGCTGGTCGCCCACGCCCGGCGGGGCCTTGGCAGGACGGCCGCCGTGTCCTTCCCGCTCGGTGGGGATTATTCGGAGAAGGTGCGCAGCTGGCCGGGATACGGAGACTTCCTCCAGACGCTCGGACGGTTCCTGATGGGCGATGTCACGCCGCCCGGCATCGCCATCCGCCACCGCATCGAAGGCACCCGCCTCACCGTGGACCTGCTCTATGACGCGGAGGAATGGGGCCAGAAACTCGCCGCCCTGCCGCCGAAGGTGAGGCTTCAGGATGACAGCGGAACCGCTGCCTATGACCTGCCGTGGCGGCGCATCGCACCGGGTCATTTCTCCCTCACCCGGGACCTTGAGGAAGGCAGCGTCGTCCGTGGAGCCGTCCGGGTAGGTGAGCACGCGCTGGCATTCGGCCCCGTGAATGTCGGCTCGTCCGTGGAGTGGTCGTTCGATTCCGCCCGCGTCGCGGAACTTCGCTCCGTCTCCGCCCAGACCGGCGGCCGGGAACTGCTGGACCTCTCCACCGCATGGCTGCGGCCGCCGTTCATCGCGGAAACCAACCTGCGGCTGCCGCTGGGCATCGCACTGATCCTGCTGATCATCACGGAGGCCCTCATGACCCGCACCGGCTGGAGGTTGCCGCAGTTCGCCCTTCCCCAGCGCGCCCCGCAACCGAAGATCCCGAAGGCCCCGAAATACAAACCCGCCAAAGTCGCACCGGTGATGCCACAGGTGAAGGAGGATGCACCATCACCTTCCCCAGTCCTGGAGGAAGTGGACGAATCCGCGAGGCGCTCGCGCTTCCAGAAAGCCAAGGATCGGAAATGAACCCCTCCTCTTCACCCGCACAATGAAATGGTTCTGTGTCGCTCAATCGATCCTCCTGATTTTCCTTATCGTGGTGGGACTCGGGAAATTTTCAAAAGCGGAGGATCTCTGGATCGGTGAGGAACGACAGCGTCTCAAAAATCAGCCTAACCTCTACGGGCAGGATAAATTGGGACGGGAGCAGATGGTGAATTCACTGCTCGTCGAGGGAATTTTCTACGGCAGGCGATATGCCGGAGCTGCGGTTTGGTTTCTTACGCTGGGATGTGGGTTTGCCGCCGTCTCCTCGGCGGTTATCGCTCTGCACTATCCCGGTCGTGCGCTTCGTGAAACGCATGGCATTTCCGTGAAGTAAGGAGGGAGGACACTCTTGTCCTCCGTCTGCAACGGGAACCCATCTACACAAGGCAAAACACCTCTAACAGAATTCATCTTCCATCGCATCGCCAATGCAGCCGGTGGACAAGAGTGTCCACCCTCCTTACTTTCCACCATGCGCCTCCTTTCCTTCATCCTTCTTCCTCTCCTTCTCCTCACCGCCTGCAAGCGGACGGACTCCAACACCCTCCGCGTGGGCATGGAGCTGACCTATCCTCCGTTCGAGACGCAGACTCCTTCCGGTGAACCGGATGGCATCTCCGTGAAACTCGCGGAAGCGCTGGCAGCGGATCTGAAGCGCCCGCTGAAGATCGTGCCGATGGAGTTCTCCGGTCTCATCCCCGCACTCAAGTCCGGCTCCATCGACCTGGTGATCTCCTCCATGACCGCCACCGATGAACGGCGGGAGTCGATCAATTTCTCCGAGCCCTACGCCTTCACCGGTCTGGCACTGCTGGTCGGAAAGAACTCAGACGCGGAGTCCATCCACGATCTCAAAGCACCCGGCAAACGGCTCGCGGTGAAGTCCTCCACCACCAGCGAGGCGTGGGTCCGCAAGAACCTCCCGGATGCCAAACTCACCGCCTTCAGCGATGACGCCGCCTGTGTGCTGGAGGTGGCGCAACGCCGTGCGGACGCGTTCATCTACGACCAACTCAGCATCCTCCGCTACCAGCGGAAAAATCCGGACACCACCCGGGCCCTCCTCAAGCCATTCACCGAGGAGTCCTGGGCGGTCGGCATCTCGAAGAAAGACCCGGACCTGCTCCAACAGACAAACGCCTTCCTCTCCCGTTTCCGGTCGGAAGGTGGCCTGGAGAAACTCACCGACCAATATCTGAAGGAAGAGAAAGCCGCCTTGGCCGAGCAGGGCATCGCATCCCCGCTGAGGTGATCTCCGGATTGGACGGGAGCTGGAACCCATCCTACCTTCCTCCACCATGACCCCGAATCCCTTCCGCTGGGTGGAGATCTATGTCGATGACATGGAGCGCGCGAAGAAGTTCTACGAACAGGTGTTCCAGATCAAACTGGAGCGGCTGGAAAACCCGGAGCCTGAGATGTGGAGCTTCCCCATGTCCCGGGAGATCGTCGGCGCGGCTGGTGCGCTGGTGAAGATGGAGGGCTTCTCCGCCGGACGGAACAGCGTCATCCCCTACTTTGGCTGCGAGGAGTGTTCCGTGGAAGCCGCACGGGTCGAGGAAGCGGGCGGCACCATCCACAAGAAGAAATTCTCCATCGGTCCGTATGGCCACATTGCCCTGGTGACGGACACGGAGGGCAACATGATCGGCCTGCACTCGGTTGTTTGAGGGCGGGTGGAGATGTCCGCGCGTCATCGGCCTTGATCTTCCCCCCATCAGGGGCGAAAGATCCCGCCGCATGCCTTTCGATTTCGACACCGTCATCCCCCGCCGCGGCACCGGCAACATCAAGTATGACCGCCGCCCGGAACTCGACCCGTTCTGGGTCGCGGACATGGATTTCGCCTCACCGCCGGAGATCCTGGAAGCGCTGCACCGCCGCGTGGACCACGGTATCTTCGGCTACGCCCAGGCGCATGAATCCCTGAACGAGGCCGTCCTCAGCTACTTGAAGAACCGCCGCGGGGCGGATGTGATCGTCGGAGAAATCGTCCATCTCGGAGGGCTGGTGCCGGCGCTTTCCCTCGCCGCGAGGGCCTTCTGCAAGCCCGGGGAATCGGTGATGACTTGCACGCCCGTCTATCCTCCTTTCCTCGGCGTCCATCATGATGCGGACACGAAGCTGATCACCACCGACCACGTTCTCCAGGACGGCGTGTGGACGTTCGACTGGGCTGCCATGGATGCCGCCGTCCGTCCGGACACGAAGATCTTCATCCTCTGCAATCCACAGAATCCGCTTGGCCGTGCCTTTTCGAAAGAGGAGATCGTGAAGCTTGCCGCATTCTGCGAACTCCACGACCTCGTCCTCATTTCGGATGAGATCCACTGCGACCTGATCTTCGATGAAACGGTGACTCCCCACTTCTCCGCGCTCAACCTGCCGGAGAAATACCGCGACCGCGTCATCACCCTGCTGGCGCCGAGCAAGACATGGAACATCGCTGGCCTGGGATATGCCTTCGCTGTGATCCAGGACGACTCGCTGCGCCGGAAATTCGCCGCTGCCCGGGGCCATACGCTCGCGGAGATCAACGCTCTTTCCTACTACGCCGCGGAGGCCGCCTACCGCCACGGCGAGCCATGGAGGCAGGAACTCATGGCCTACCTGAAGGGCAACCGCGACATCCTCGTGGACTTCATCAACAACGAGTGTGACGGCCTTTCCATCCTCGCTCCGCAGGCGACGTACCTCGCATGGATCGACGCGAAGCATGCCGGCTATGACAACCCGGCCAACCACTTCGAGAAGAAGGCGGGCCTGTTCCTTTCCGATGGCACATTCTTCGGCTGGCCCGGTTATTTCCGCTTCAACTTCGGCTGCCCACGCTCCCGGATGATGGAAGGTCTGGAGAAGATCAAGGCGGTCCTCTGACCCGACCGACCGGGGATCAGGTGGCTGAGCCGGAGATTTCCCCGCTCAGGGTGATCTTCGCCTTGGCGAGCAAGTTGCCACCGGTGTGGATCTCACCATCCACCTGGACCAGCCCGCCCATCCGTCCCTCCACCGCCACACGGATCTCCAGGATTTCTCCGGGCACCGCCGCGCCAAGGATCTTCGCCGCCCTCACCGCCGTCAGGCGCATGTCGGAAAGAGGCTTCTCCACCGGGTCGCTCTGTGCCACCACTCCCCCCAGTTGGGCGATGGCCTCAATGAGGATCACCCCCGGCATCATCGGATTTCCCGGAAAATGGCCCTCCAGGAATGCCTCGTCCCCCTTCACGCGGTAGATTCCTTCACCCCGCTTTCCGCCATCGAGGGAAACCAGCTCATCGACAAAACGGAACGATGGTCCGTGTGGGAGGGCGTCAAGTGCGGAAGGATGCTCGGACATGCTTGCGGGATGGTTTGCGGGGCATCGACTTCTTGGCAAGGCAGCTCGTAAAAAAGATCGACCAGTGCGGTAATTTTTGGTTACGTGCCTCTGTCCAAGCCGTCACCCCCTTTCTTACTGTTGCACCCTGCGGATCCCAGTGCCATCCCTTCTTTTCGGGCCGAACGAGCCCGGACACGTCCGTTGGCCCGCGTTCCGTTGGACCTGCTGGCAATGGCCGGTGCCATCCTTTACTGGGGCATTCTCGGACTCTTGGTGACCATCGTCTGCGGCACACTTTCGTTCATATTGCCACGTGGTGCGGGTGAGAGGTTGGGTCGCCAGATCCACCACTACATTTTCCACTTTTTCGTGATGTATCTGAAGGCAACCGGCCTTCTGAGAGTGGATCTATCCGAGCTGGGGAAACTCGGACACGTATCCACCCCCGTCATCGTCGCGCCCAACCATGCCTCCCTGTGGGATGCCGTTTTCATCATCGCCCGTCTGCCACAGGCCATCTGTGTGATGAAAAACTCGATCCTCCGGAATCCCTTCCTCGGTGGCGGATCCCGCCTCTCCGGTTACATTCCGAATGGAGCCACTTCCCGCATGGTCCGCGACGCGGCGGCGGCCCTCCGGCGTGGTGGCCAACTCCTCCTTTTTCCGGAAGGAACACGCACCCTCCCCACGGAGCGTTGGATCAATTCTCTGAAGGGTGGCTGCGCCCTGATCGCCATCCGCGCCAAAGTGCCGGTGTATCCCGTTTTCATCCGGAGCAACAGCCGGTTCCTCCAGAAGGGCTGGCCGCTGTGGAAGCCACCCATCTTCCCCATCGAGATCGCCGTCAGCGTCGGGGAGCCACTTCTCCCGGATGAGAATGAGTCCGCCTCCGCGTTCACCAACCGCCTGCAACAGGTCTATGAGCAGGAACTTGCAAAATTCCACCCGTTGAGGCGTCAAACCGGTGTTTGATTCGCCGATGCCTATGCCAGCACGCTTGCCCTGCCCGCTCACCGTGGGTAAAGCACATCCGCACATGGCCGATTCGAGACCGCTCATCCTGATCCCGACTTTCAATACCGGCCCCATTCTCCGCGATACCGTCTCCAACGCGCTGGCTTCCGGACTCCCGCTGTGGGTCGTCGTTGATGGTTCCACCGACGGTTCCCCCGCCCTGCTGGAAGGACTCTCCCCTGCATCCTCACAGGACTTCCGCATCCTCCGGTTGGAGCGGAATTCTGGAAAAGGCGCCGCCGTTTTCCATGGACTGAAGGCGGCCATCGAAGCTGGTTACACCCATGTCCTCACCATGGATGCGGACGGCCAGCACCCAGCCCCCCATCTCCCGGAGTTCTTCCGGTTGTCCGCCGCACATCCGGAGGCTGCCGTTTTCGGCAGGCCGGTTTTCGACTCTTCCGCTCCGGCCATCCGCGTCAACGGGCGGAAGGTGTCCAACTTCTGGGCGAACCTCGAGACACTGGGTTGGGGAATCGATGATTCCCTGTTCGGAATGAGGCTCTATCCAGCGGAGAAACTGATGGAGGTCATGGAATCCACCGCCTTCGCCCGCCGTTTCGACTTCGACCCGGAGGTCGCCGTCCGTCTTGCATGGAGCGGGGTGCCGATCCTCAACCTCGCCACGCCGGTGCGCTACCCCAGCAAGGAGGAAGGCGGGATCTCCCAGTTCCGCTACCTGCGGGACAATACCCTGCTCACCTGGATGCACATGCGGCTGATGGCCGGCTTCCTCCTCCGCCTGCCCCTGCTTGCTGTCCGGGGTTCCAACCCCCTCGATCATCTCAATCCACCCAGCGCGTGACCGCTACCCTCGAACGACGCATCGCCGATCTGTTTCCAAGGAAGCAGCACCACTATTACGTGCGTTCCAAGCTGAGCACCGATCCCCTCTACACCGCCATCCACCAGGAATTGGAGGGATCAGCCCTTCCTCTGCAGGATCTCGGGTGCGGACTGGGCGTGCTGGCATTCTACCTCCGGGAAAAGGGCCTCACCTTTCCCATCCACAGCTTGGACTACGACGAACCGAAGATCAGATATGCGAACCAAGCGATTCCCGGTTCCGGCTTCTCCGATCTCACTTTCGCCTTCCATGACGCCCGCAACGGACTGCCGGAACACGCCGGCAACGTGACCATCCTCGATATCCTGCAGTTCTTCACCCCGCAGCAGCAGGAGACGCTGCTCCAGCAGGCCGCCTCCAACGTCCTTCCGGGCGGCAAACTCCTTATCCGCTCCTGCGTGCGGGATGATTCGTGGCGTTTCCGTGTCACCATTCTGGGAGATCTGCTCGCAAAGGTGACTTTCTGGATGAAGGCCGCCCCCACCCACTACCCCACTGCGGAGGATTTCTCCCGGATTCTCTCACCGTTCGGAAAGGTCGACATAGCCCCACTCTGGGGACGAACACCTTTCAACAACCATCTCATCGTGCTAAACCGGCAATAAACCGCTCTTTTTTGGAGCGAGTGATTGCACTTCCCTAACAGACTCTCCACCATCACCCCATGGAACTCGACCTTATCGACGTCCAATTCGACCTCCGCTCGATCAAGCCACGCGAGCTTGAGGAAGCGCTGGAAGATCCGTTTTCCGTCCGCTTTCTCCCTGACAGCGAACGCGGCGACGGCTCCTCACGCTATTACTCCCTCGGCCGCACGGTGGCCGACCGCTATCTCTTTTTCTGCTTCGGAACGGACGGCAAGACCGTCCGGGTGGTCGCCGCGCGCGACATGACCGAAGGAGAGCAGAAATTCTACGACCGCAAATACGCGGAATTCCGCTAAAACCCCATCCCGAAATGACCCCTATCTCCCGCTGGTCTGACATCCCGGAATTCCCCGATGAGGCCGCCGAAGCCCAGTTCTGGGCGACCCACGAACTGGACCCGCGTCTCATGTCCACCTCCGTCCATGAGGCGGATTCGCGCGAATCCACCACCATCACCCTCCGGTTCGACCCCCGGATGTTGTCGCGGATCAAGCGCATTGCCCGCTCCCGCTTCCTCAACTATCAGTCGATGATGAAACAGTGGCTCGCGGAACGGTTGGAGGATGAGATGCGCAAGCAGTGATCCGGATTCCACGGGGAGGTCACATGGCCTCTCCGTTTCGTTTGCCCTTGGAAAGGGTAAATCCTGCCCAGCCGAGTTTTGATCTCCCCGCCGCGCAACCCCTGGTTCTGGTTCGCGTGCTTCGCAGGCTGGTTCGGCATCCTCTGGCTGCTTTCCTCCCGCTCCGGGGACGCGGGCGGTCTGCCGCCGGTCCCAGGCCTGGATAAGGTCGTTCATTTCGGCTATTTCTTCGGTGGTGGAGGTCTGTTCACCGCCTTCCTTTTCCGCCTGTCCCCTGACCGTCCACGCTGGTTGTGGATCCTGTTGTGCGTGATTCTTGTATTTTCCCTCGTCGGCTGGCTGGATGAACATCACCAGAGCCATGTCCCGGGGAGGACCGGCAACGATCCCGGCGACTGGCTGGCGGATCTCAGCGGCGCGTTGTGCGGGGCTTTGGTGTTCCGCCGCCTGCACCACATTCTCCGCTGAAACCCGGTTCATCCGCGGCTTGAAGCGTTCTCATCCGCCGGACCTCCGTTCCCCCGCTTTTCAACTTTCCTCGCCGCAGGCCCGGCATAATGTGGTGGCAATGAGTGCCAACCAACTCGACCAGCTCAAACAGTTCACCACCGTCGTCGCCGATACCGGCGATTTCGAGTCGATGAAAGCGTATCAACCCCGTGACGCGACGACCAACCCCTCCCTGATCCTGCAGGCTGCGGGAAAAGCGGAATACCGCCACCTGATCGACCAGGCGATCACTGATGGGAAAAAATCCGGGAAGGAAGGCCAGGAACTCATGGAGACCATCCTTGACCGCATCCTCATCCTTTTCGGGCTGGAGATCCTGAAAATCGTCCCCGGTCGTGTTTCCACCGAGGTGGATGCACGCCTTTCCTTCGACACGGACGGCACCATCGCCAAGGCCCGCCAGCTCATCGCCGCCTATGAGGCGGAAGGACACGGCCGCAACCGCATCCTCATCAAGATCGCCTCCACCTGGGAAGGTATCAAGGCCGCCGAGGTCCTGGAGAAGGAAGGCATCCACTGCAATCTCACGCTGCTCTTTTCCTTTGCCCAGGCAGTCGCCTGCGCGGAGGCCGGCGTGCAGCTCATCTCCCCTTTCGTCGGACGGATCCTCGATTGGTACAAGGCCAGCACCGGCAAGGACTACACGGCGGAGGAGGATCCCGGTGTCGTTTCCGTCCGTGAGATCTACACCTATTACAAGAAGTTCGGTTACACCACGGAAGTGATGGGCGCTTCCTTCCGCAACAAGGGGGAGATCCTCGCGCTCGCCGGTTGCGACCTGCTCACCATCGGGCCGAGCCTGCTCGCGGAACTCCAGGCATCCACGGAACCGGTCGGAAAGAAACTTTCCGCCGAGGAAGCGGCCGCCTCCGACGTGGCACAGATCACCCTGGACGAGAAATCCTTCCGCCTGATGTTCAACGAGGACGCCATGGCCGTCGAAAAGACCGCCGACGGCATCCGCAAGTTTGCCGCCGACATCGTGAAGCTTGAGAAGCTCATCGCCGCTTCCCTCTGAACCAGCGGCTCATTCAAAATCCGGAACGGAAAGGCACGCGTCCGCGCGTGCCTTTCTTTTTGTTCCCATGTGAATAAAATCGGCGCAACTTCCCTCTCATCCGGTGGTTGAAAATCCATGCTCAGCGCCGGATTCGCCGCTAGTCCTTTCCTTGACATCATGGAGGCCGAACGCCCGCAAGCGCCCACCGACGAGAATTCACGCGACATCCTGCTGATGGAGCGGATCGGTGCGGGCGACCACCGCGCTTTCCGGGAACTGGTGGAGCGGCACCAGCACGCGGTGGTGGGCACCGTGGCGAAGATGCTGGGGAATCCGTCCGAAGCGGAGGATATTTCCCAACAGGTATTCCTCCGGGTCTGGCGCCACGCGAAGCGCTACCGGCCGGATGCGAAGTTCACCACCTACCTTTTCACCATCACCCGCAACCTCGTCTTCAACGAATCCAGACGGAAGAAGCGGCGGAAGGAAATCTCCTCCGACGAACGGGAGGAAAACTCGCATGCGGGAACGCCGGATGATCCCAGCCGCCAGCCGGATGCGGAACTGCTGCAGGCGGAACTGCGTGCGGCGGTGGACCGAGCGATCTCCGCGCTGCCCGAGCAGCAGAGGATGGCGGTGGTGCTGCGCCGCTACGAGCAGATGCCGTATGAGGAAATCGCAACGGTGCTGGATCTCTCCGTATCCGCCGTGAAGAGCCTCCTTTTCCGCGCGCGGACCACCTTGAGGGACTCGCTTTCGAGGTATCTGGAACCTTGACCGCGATGGCCCGCCTCACTCAGTGCCCACGCCGATGCGGAAAAAATAACGCGGGAAACCGGTGACGGTCACGGTCAAGTTCATATCCGCCCCGGTGCCTTCCCTGGGGCCGGAAATGTCGATCCACGGGTCTTTGAGATCCGGAGAGGCGAGAAGCCGGTAGGTGCGGCCCGCGCGGGTGGGAAACGTCACTGAGAAGCTCGGGTCGCTGTGCGCACTTTGCTTGATGCGGAAGGCGCTCCCCGGGTCCATGACAAGGGTGCCGGCGATGAACTCATCTCCATTCGCCGCCCCGTCGCCATCGTAGTCGGCGGTGGCGGCGTGCTGGTCCGCAGTGGCGTTGGCGGGCAGGGTTTCCCAGATGTGGGCGTTGTAACCCGCGTGTGTGCCCGCCTCATAGGCGCCGATGTCCGGCAGGCCGACGACGGGAAAACCCCGCTGGTCGGTGGCGCGGACAGTGACGGTCCCGGCATTGAGCGCTGGACTGCCGGGGCGCAGGGCCATGGTCCGTGTGGGGCCGCCGTAGTCATCCAGCGGGGCCAGGAGAGGATCAGCGATGATGGGGGCCGGGCCTGTGGCGGAGAAGATAGTGGGTGCGGTTCCGAGCAGATTTGCCCCGATGTAAAGAAGAGGCTGGTTGGAATTGGAGGAGAGGTTGTCACCGCCGAGACCAGGACGGATGTTTCCGGCGATGACACAATTCCGCAGTGTGAGGGTGGCGCCAAAGATGCCGGCACCCTGGCCGGGATTGCCTCCGGTGCCTGACCGGTTGTCCGCGACGGTGCAGTTGGCGAGGTGGAATCTCATGGCATCCTGTTTGAAGATTCCGCCGCCACGTCCTCCCCCGTCAGCCGATGGATTCGCACCATCTCCGGCATTGTTTCCTGACAGGGTGCTATCCATGATGACCAAAGCTCCACTGCTGGAGATCGCTCCTCCATCGCCTCCCCTGCCGCCTCCGGCTCCGATCCGGGTTCCACCTTGTCCGCCCGTGTTGCCGGACAACGTGCAGGCGCTGAGGCGGGTGGGACCATCACAGAAAATGCCACCGCCTGAGCCACCTGAACTGGAGTTGAGCGTCCTGGAGTTGCCTCCCCGACCCGAGGTATTTCCGGAAACCGAGCAAACGGAGAGAACAAGCGGACCGGCGCTGGAAATGCCGCCCCCCTTGCCTCCATTCCCTCCATCCACATTGTTGTCCAGACCTTGGCCATTGAGTCCGTGCGAGCCACCGTTCCCCGCCCTGTTTCCAGACACATCGCAGGAGAATAGGCTCAGCGAACCGGCGCTGCGGATGCCGCCACCATCCGCACCGGGCTGGCCTGCCGTTGTTGGCGTCCCTGTCGCTCCGTCCGCCGCCTTTCCAGCCACGATGCGCAGCGAGTGCATGGCCACGGTGGCCATGGCGGGGATGTCGAACACACGGCTCCGGCTGTCGCCGGAGAGCGTGACGGGTCCGGAAAGGTTGGAGGCATCGATGAAAAGTCCCGGCGTGGCAGGGACGGCGAGTTCCGTGCCACCCAGGGTGATGACGGTTCCGCCGGGGAACGCGCCGGGCAGGAACCCGATGCGGGCGCCGGGAATACCGGCCGCAGCGGAAATCCTGCCGCGGAGGGAGGCTGCATCGCCGGAATCGATGGCGGAGGCCACCGTCACCAGCGGTCCGGCCTCCACCGCACCGATGTCGGCACGGGAAGATTCGTTGGCGTCACCGTCCACAAACCGCGGGAAGCCCCGGGCATCCGTGCCGCCGGGATCGGTGGCCTCCGCCGAATCGATGGCCGGGGAGCCGATGAGCGGGTGCATGGTCCGCACAGGACCGCCGAACCAGCCCGGTGGGCTGAGCCGGGGGTCCAGCGGAGCGGTGGCCGTCCCGACATGGTCGCCGTTGGCATTCGGGCTGCCGACGGGGAACTGCGCCTCCACTCCGGTAGGGTTGCCGATGAGGTTGAAACCGGAACGATTGAGGGTGCCTTCGTGTCTCCAGACATCGTGCCGGATTCCACCAGGATCGGAATTTCCGGCGATGATGGAGGAATGGACGTTCACCACCGTGGCGGGACCCACCATGTAGAGACCACCGCCACCACCGTTGCCGATGTTCCGCGCGATGGTGCAGCGTTCCAGGGCCAACGTTCCTTTCACAACCGAAATGCCGCCGGTTGATCCTGGTCCCGTGGAGCTGTTTCCCGTCACGGTGCAGTGGGACAGACTTCCGGGAAAATCGCTATCATACCAGATGGCGCTGTCGCGGGCCGTATTTTCCGCAAAGGTGCAGCCGGTGGCCGACAAGACTCCGGAAAAGAGATCAATCGCCCCACCCGCCATGGTGCTGGCATTTCCCGTGAAGGTACAGTGGTGGAGGCGGAGTGTGCCTTCAACGAAAATGGAGCCACCGTTGGCCCCATTGCCATTCCCTCCGGTGAGGGTGAGCCC comes from the Luteolibacter sp. SL250 genome and includes:
- a CDS encoding lysophospholipid acyltransferase family protein, coding for MARVPLDLLAMAGAILYWGILGLLVTIVCGTLSFILPRGAGERLGRQIHHYIFHFFVMYLKATGLLRVDLSELGKLGHVSTPVIVAPNHASLWDAVFIIARLPQAICVMKNSILRNPFLGGGSRLSGYIPNGATSRMVRDAAAALRRGGQLLLFPEGTRTLPTERWINSLKGGCALIAIRAKVPVYPVFIRSNSRFLQKGWPLWKPPIFPIEIAVSVGEPLLPDENESASAFTNRLQQVYEQELAKFHPLRRQTGV
- a CDS encoding glycosyltransferase family 2 protein, encoding MADSRPLILIPTFNTGPILRDTVSNALASGLPLWVVVDGSTDGSPALLEGLSPASSQDFRILRLERNSGKGAAVFHGLKAAIEAGYTHVLTMDADGQHPAPHLPEFFRLSAAHPEAAVFGRPVFDSSAPAIRVNGRKVSNFWANLETLGWGIDDSLFGMRLYPAEKLMEVMESTAFARRFDFDPEVAVRLAWSGVPILNLATPVRYPSKEEGGISQFRYLRDNTLLTWMHMRLMAGFLLRLPLLAVRGSNPLDHLNPPSA
- a CDS encoding class I SAM-dependent methyltransferase produces the protein MTATLERRIADLFPRKQHHYYVRSKLSTDPLYTAIHQELEGSALPLQDLGCGLGVLAFYLREKGLTFPIHSLDYDEPKIRYANQAIPGSGFSDLTFAFHDARNGLPEHAGNVTILDILQFFTPQQQETLLQQAASNVLPGGKLLIRSCVRDDSWRFRVTILGDLLAKVTFWMKAAPTHYPTAEDFSRILSPFGKVDIAPLWGRTPFNNHLIVLNRQ
- a CDS encoding BrnT family toxin, giving the protein MELDLIDVQFDLRSIKPRELEEALEDPFSVRFLPDSERGDGSSRYYSLGRTVADRYLFFCFGTDGKTVRVVAARDMTEGEQKFYDRKYAEFR
- a CDS encoding CopG family antitoxin → MTPISRWSDIPEFPDEAAEAQFWATHELDPRLMSTSVHEADSRESTTITLRFDPRMLSRIKRIARSRFLNYQSMMKQWLAERLEDEMRKQ
- a CDS encoding VanZ family protein; protein product: MISPPRNPWFWFACFAGWFGILWLLSSRSGDAGGLPPVPGLDKVVHFGYFFGGGGLFTAFLFRLSPDRPRWLWILLCVILVFSLVGWLDEHHQSHVPGRTGNDPGDWLADLSGALCGALVFRRLHHILR
- the tal gene encoding transaldolase, producing the protein MSANQLDQLKQFTTVVADTGDFESMKAYQPRDATTNPSLILQAAGKAEYRHLIDQAITDGKKSGKEGQELMETILDRILILFGLEILKIVPGRVSTEVDARLSFDTDGTIAKARQLIAAYEAEGHGRNRILIKIASTWEGIKAAEVLEKEGIHCNLTLLFSFAQAVACAEAGVQLISPFVGRILDWYKASTGKDYTAEEDPGVVSVREIYTYYKKFGYTTEVMGASFRNKGEILALAGCDLLTIGPSLLAELQASTEPVGKKLSAEEAAASDVAQITLDEKSFRLMFNEDAMAVEKTADGIRKFAADIVKLEKLIAASL
- a CDS encoding sigma-70 family RNA polymerase sigma factor → MLSAGFAASPFLDIMEAERPQAPTDENSRDILLMERIGAGDHRAFRELVERHQHAVVGTVAKMLGNPSEAEDISQQVFLRVWRHAKRYRPDAKFTTYLFTITRNLVFNESRRKKRRKEISSDEREENSHAGTPDDPSRQPDAELLQAELRAAVDRAISALPEQQRMAVVLRRYEQMPYEEIATVLDLSVSAVKSLLFRARTTLRDSLSRYLEP